In Gossypium hirsutum isolate 1008001.06 chromosome D01, Gossypium_hirsutum_v2.1, whole genome shotgun sequence, the genomic window taaaaaaaaaatcgaaataatgttctataaaaaaatcatactatTCCAAAAGCTagtcaaagaaaaaaatatatgaaaatgacatgaaaGCTGCCCCTtgaagaatttaaaatatttaatttccaGTCATATATATTAATTAGTATATGCTTATAATAAACattgatttataaaaaaattaattaagtataTGCTTAAACTAAACAATAATTTGTTAATAAATTAATCCTTAGTCTACAAAATGCTTTGATCATCACTTAAAAACAAAAGGGTAAACTGTGTTTGTAGTcatccaactattagtaaattttttttagtcactcaactataaaaagttacaaaatggtcactcaattattcaattttgttttttttattcatcCAACTATATTAAATTTTTAGGTGTTTCCATTTTTACGTTAGCTACAGCTGGTGAAAAAAAAAGTCATCAAACAATGAAAAGTTACGAAATAGTAACTCAACATTCATGTTTATCttttttagtcacccaactatcttggatttttgggtgttttaCCGTTTTCATTTTTATGTCATTCAGTTGGtgataaaaaaagacaaaattgaatagttgggtgatcaaaaaagaaatttactaataattggaTGAATtctttttggtcacccaactataaaaagttacaaaatgatcacttaactattcaattttgtcttttttagtcacccaactatatTAAATTTTTGAGTGTTTCCATTTTTACTTTAGACGGTTGGTAACCAAAAAAGTCGCCAACTATCttggatttttgggtgttttactattttcatttttacGTTAGTCATCTGGtgataaaaaaagacaaaattgaatagtcgTGGTTacccaactataaaaagttataaaatagttactcaactatttaattgttttttttagtcacccaactatctTAGATTTTTTAGTGTTGCCATTTTTACATCAGCCAGCTGGTGACAAAAAAAGTCATCAAacaatgaaaagttataaaatagtaacaaaaactaattaattttgtcttttttagtcACCTTTTTGGGTGTTTTACTGGTTTCACTTTTACGTTAGTCAGCTGGTgataaaaagacaaaattgaatagtcgggtgattattttgtaacttttcataattgggtgatcaaaaaagaaatttactaatagttagaTCAGTAGAAGTGTAGTTTAGCCATTTAAGTATATGGTTATACTAAACATTGATTTGTTAATAAATTAATCCTTGGTCTACCAAATGCTTTGATCATCacatgaaaacaaaaataaaaacacccAAAGCCGGCACAGCTAACACAACACCTTGTAATGATTCAATGACCGGCCTTCATTTCTTTTTGTAATAATCCctgaaatttcatgaaataaatctTCTTCTTCATAATTCCATTGAAGCAACCTTTTTATGATTACTTGTTCAACAAGGTAACTTGTTCTTCATTGTGTTCTTTCATGGCGGGAAACTATAGGTTTGCAATGGATCAAAAAGATCTTGTAAGAACATTGATTACAACAGTAGGAAGTTTCATTCAAGATCGATTGATCGATAAAGAGCAAAGGGTTCAACACAAAGAACAGTGTGCCGAAAGATTAGCTGCCGAAGACGGAAGCTCAGGGAACGATGTTGAAGTCCGATATTCCGATCAAGCTGTGTTAGCGAATCTCGATTGGGGTATCGAAGCACTCGAAGAAGCTATTAATACATCAAATATCGAAACCAAACATGCTAGATTAGATTATGCTGAAAAGATGCTACAAGTATGTGCTATGTTGGTTTCAAATCAAAAAACTGCTGGTGTGCCTAATTCTTATTTATCAGCATGGGCCTATTTGAATCTTTCGTATTTATGGAAACTTCGTAACGATGTTCGTAACTCAGTGATTTATGTTATCGAGATGTTTATCGTCGAGCCCTTTTTTTCTCGGATTGATTTCGCTCCCGAGCTTTGGAAAAATCTGTTCTTACCACATATGAGTTCAATTGCAGGGTGGTATGCTGAAGctaggcataaacttataatgGAAGTAGTACCTGATTCAAATGATATATCATTTACTGCTGATTTAGATCAATTTTTCAATGAATCGTTGGTTTTTTCGATGCGGCCGGATCAAATCGAGAAGATGAAGAAACTTGAACAACTTTATAGCGAATCATTAGACGAAAACACACGATTATTTGCTAAATATTATAAAGATTGTATGAATTCTGATTCAGGTTCGGGTGTTAACAAGAAAGTTATGGCTCCTATGTTACCGATTGCCGAGCCACCGATGACTCCGCTTCATGAGGTGAGTCGGTCCATCCCAGATTATGTCAAATTCGGTCCTATATTGCCGAAAAGTGCCGGATTTTCGCCGGTTCTTAAATCAAAACATGGTGGAAGAGAAGTAAACAGGTTAGCTTCAATTACTGttgaaaattattagtaaattataaCATGTTTCTTATAATGTTGATGTGTACATTTGGTTATAGCAGAGTGAACTTAAATTCTTCGGTTTTTTCGCATAGTATTGATGATTCTGCAGCATGGGATCCTCAAGTAAGAACCTGAAACTTGAATCTATCCGAATATATTTCTATCGATAATGATCGGTTTTTGGTCATCTTTTTGCTTTTTAGGATGGTGTACCTGAGGAAAATGAAGATGACTCTGATTATGAGGCGATCGGATCAACAGTTCAACAACCGGTGAAACTTACAAACCAAACTCCTTCCCCGTCGGTTTTTTCTCCTGTTGATTCACCTAGAACATCTTCCTCGAAGAATTCATCTCCGAGATCAGATGTGACTTCTAAAAGGGAATCGAAATCGCTGTTGCGCCTTTTATCGTGTCGTATTGCAGATACAAGTGATGTTATATCTTTGCCTATCTCACCGCGCAAGAGTACTGATCATAGCATAAGCTCGGTGGATTCGGATGGTGAAGCGATAGTAGGTCACGATTCAGAACGTACCAAAAGTTGTAGGAAGATTCGTGGTCGGCCTTCGAGTACGAGTAACGATCATGTGAACATTCGATCATTGGAACATAGGTAACAAACTTGTTGTACTAATGGGTTTTTATCAGTAATTTTCTCGTGATGTTTCGTATTTTGTTTCGGTTTTGCAGTTATCAGAACGAAAGTGATGAAGGTAGTCATAGCTGCATTTCGCTTCCTTTATCTGAGAAGCTTACATCACAATCAAGACCGCCGAAAGATTTCGTTTGTCCCATTACAGGACAGATTTTCAATGACCCTGTTACACTCGAAACAGGACAAACATATGAACGAAAAGCGATCGAAGAATGGCTTAACCGAGGGAGCACAACGTGTCCGATAACTCGGCAACCACTTTCATCGAACACATTGCCTAAAACAAACTATGTTTTGAAGAGGCTAATAACATCATGGAAAGAACAGCATCCTGATCTTGCTCAAGAATTTTCATATTCCGAAACACCGAGGACTCGGTTCAACTCTCCCTTAGggaaagaaattgtattggtgtcCCCGTCAAATCGAACATCCGAGTTATCGAACAAGGGCTTAGACGATTACGTAAACCAAAGGGGTAAACGGTTTACACGAGCTGCAGTAGCCACATCGCCGACCAGTGTTATATCTCAAGCTACGGTTGAGACGATCATCAATGGATTAAAACCGGTTGTATCGTGCCTATGTACTtcaaataatttacaagaatgTGAATCAGCAGTTCTTGAAATTGCTAAACTATGGAAGGATTCAAAAGGTGATGCTGCAATACACTCGTATTTATCGAAACTGACAATCGTTAACGGTTTTATGGAAATATTATCATCTTCTTTTGACCGAGAAGTACTCCGGGCCTCGATTTATATTCTTTCGGAACTAATTTTCGGTGACGAAAACATCGGAGAGACATTAACAAGTGTAGATTCTGATTTCGATTGTCTCGCCGCTTTGCTCAAAAACGGTCTAGCTGAAGCTGCAGTACTTATATACCAACTACAACCCACATTCGCTCAGCTTTCGTGTTACGACCTCGTCCCTTCCCTTATACAAATAATACTCCGTAAAACTGAAGAATCCGATGATCTTCCACTGATGATCAAGCCTAAGGACGCAGCTATAGCAATACTTGAACAAATATTGATGAATGGAGACGAAAATAGCCGATCACTCAACGCGTTGAGCATCGTTTCGGGTAATGCAATTCCTTCCCTAGTGAAATGCATGCATAGGGTGGATTCAAGGAGGTCTATTATATCCATACTATTATGTTGTATGAAGGTTGATAAAAGTTGCAAGTACTTGATAGTGACCGGAACCGAACTATCGTACGTTCTCGAGTTATTTCACGCCAGTAATGACACCATACGAGGCATATGCATCGAGTTTCTCTCGGAACTGGTTCAATTGAATAGAAGAACACTCTGCAATCAAATATTGGAAATGATTAAAACTGAAGGAGCTTTTAGTACCATGCATACATTCCTTGTGTA contains:
- the LOC121214050 gene encoding putative E3 ubiquitin-protein ligase LIN-1 isoform X2 translates to MAGNYRFAMDQKDLVRTLITTVGSFIQDRLIDKEQRVQHKEQCAERLAAEDGSSGNDVEVRYSDQAVLANLDWGIEALEEAINTSNIETKHARLDYAEKMLQVCAMLVSNQKTAGVPNSYLSAWAYLNLSYLWKLRNDVRNSVIYVIEMFIVEPFFSRIDFAPELWKNLFLPHMSSIAGWYAEARHKLIMEVVPDSNDISFTADLDQFFNESLVFSMRPDQIEKMKKLEQLYSESLDENTRLFAKYYKDCMNSDSGSGVNKKVMAPMLPIAEPPMTPLHEVSRSIPDYVKFGPILPKSAGFSPVLKSKHGGREVNRVNLNSSVFSHSIDDSAAWDPQDGVPEENEDDSDYEAIGSTVQQPVKLTNQTPSPSVFSPVDSPRTSSSKNSSPRSDVTSKRESKSLLRLLSCRIADTSDVISLPISPRKSTDHSISSVDSDGEAIVGHDSERTKSCRKIRGRPSSTSNDHVNIRSLEHSYQNESDEGSHSCISLPLSEKLTSQSRPPKDFVCPITGQIFNDPVTLETGQTYERKAIEEWLNRGSTTCPITRQPLSSNTLPKTNYVLKRLITSWKEQHPDLAQEFSYSETPRTRFNSPLGKEIVLVSPSNRTSELSNKGLDDYVNQRGKRFTRAAVATSPTSVISQATVETIINGLKPVVSCLCTSNNLQECESAVLEIAKLWKDSKGDAAIHSYLSKLTIVNGFMEILSSSFDREVLRASIYILSELIFGDENIGETLTSVDSDFDCLAALLKNGLAEAAVLIYQLQPTFAQLSCYDLVPSLIQIILRKTEESDDLPLMIKPKDAAIAILEQILMNGDENSRSLNALSIVSGNAIPSLVKCMHRVDSRRSIISILLCCMKVDKSCKYLIVTGTELSYVLELFHASNDTIRGICIEFLSELVQLNRRTLCNQILEMIKTEGAFSTMHTFLVYLQMAPMEHQPAIATLLLQLDLLVEPRKMSIYREEAIEALIESLRKKEFPNQQMKVLDALLSLPGRITSSGESYIEAWLLKIAGFDQPYNGTPDWTETMESEEKAICTWEKRVAFVLCNHEKGCIFKALEECFKSNSLKMAKSCLVITTWLIYMLSILPDTGVRDAARESLLDEFINVLQSSKNLEEKILAVLALKAFINDPTAIEELGKYANCIYKTLRKLKRNSFMATDILKALMNLSSVNATELWSYTDIGETDSRSNGEVLCMSYHKGCLISSHSDGTIKVWEAGKRGLRLVQEAHEHIKGVTCLYVPSSGDRLYSGSLDKTIRVWALKPEEIQCMQVHDVKEAVYELTANAKFACFVSQGNGVKVYNWAGIPKHINFNKNVRCLAMSGDKIYCGCSGYNIQELDLSSSTLSTFHLGTRKLLGKQTVNSLNIHDDLLYAGGSTVDGVSGKVFCRSSKKVMGTFPTGFDIQRIAVNNDFIFTATKLGMIEVWLKERISRVGAIKMNSKGHAKVTSLVSDMDGGMLFAASSDGKIQAWALD
- the LOC121214050 gene encoding putative E3 ubiquitin-protein ligase LIN-1 isoform X1, with protein sequence MAGNYRFAMDQKDLVRTLITTVGSFIQDRLIDKEQRVQHKEQCAERLAAEDGSSGNDVEVRYSDQAVLANLDWGIEALEEAINTSNIETKHARLDYAEKMLQVCAMLVSNQKTAGVPNSYLSAWAYLNLSYLWKLRNDVRNSVIYVIEMFIVEPFFSRIDFAPELWKNLFLPHMSSIAGWYAEARHKLIMEVVPDSNDISFTADLDQFFNESLVFSMRPDQIEKMKKLEQLYSESLDENTRLFAKYYKDCMNSDSGSGVNKKVMAPMLPIAEPPMTPLHEVSRSIPDYVKFGPILPKSAGFSPVLKSKHGGREVNSRVNLNSSVFSHSIDDSAAWDPQDGVPEENEDDSDYEAIGSTVQQPVKLTNQTPSPSVFSPVDSPRTSSSKNSSPRSDVTSKRESKSLLRLLSCRIADTSDVISLPISPRKSTDHSISSVDSDGEAIVGHDSERTKSCRKIRGRPSSTSNDHVNIRSLEHSYQNESDEGSHSCISLPLSEKLTSQSRPPKDFVCPITGQIFNDPVTLETGQTYERKAIEEWLNRGSTTCPITRQPLSSNTLPKTNYVLKRLITSWKEQHPDLAQEFSYSETPRTRFNSPLGKEIVLVSPSNRTSELSNKGLDDYVNQRGKRFTRAAVATSPTSVISQATVETIINGLKPVVSCLCTSNNLQECESAVLEIAKLWKDSKGDAAIHSYLSKLTIVNGFMEILSSSFDREVLRASIYILSELIFGDENIGETLTSVDSDFDCLAALLKNGLAEAAVLIYQLQPTFAQLSCYDLVPSLIQIILRKTEESDDLPLMIKPKDAAIAILEQILMNGDENSRSLNALSIVSGNAIPSLVKCMHRVDSRRSIISILLCCMKVDKSCKYLIVTGTELSYVLELFHASNDTIRGICIEFLSELVQLNRRTLCNQILEMIKTEGAFSTMHTFLVYLQMAPMEHQPAIATLLLQLDLLVEPRKMSIYREEAIEALIESLRKKEFPNQQMKVLDALLSLPGRITSSGESYIEAWLLKIAGFDQPYNGTPDWTETMESEEKAICTWEKRVAFVLCNHEKGCIFKALEECFKSNSLKMAKSCLVITTWLIYMLSILPDTGVRDAARESLLDEFINVLQSSKNLEEKILAVLALKAFINDPTAIEELGKYANCIYKTLRKLKRNSFMATDILKALMNLSSVNATELWSYTDIGETDSRSNGEVLCMSYHKGCLISSHSDGTIKVWEAGKRGLRLVQEAHEHIKGVTCLYVPSSGDRLYSGSLDKTIRVWALKPEEIQCMQVHDVKEAVYELTANAKFACFVSQGNGVKVYNWAGIPKHINFNKNVRCLAMSGDKIYCGCSGYNIQELDLSSSTLSTFHLGTRKLLGKQTVNSLNIHDDLLYAGGSTVDGVSGKVFCRSSKKVMGTFPTGFDIQRIAVNNDFIFTATKLGMIEVWLKERISRVGAIKMNSKGHAKVTSLVSDMDGGMLFAASSDGKIQAWALD